From Candidatus Methylacidithermus pantelleriae, the proteins below share one genomic window:
- a CDS encoding L,D-transpeptidase — protein MDKVVERKGYWFFVLTLLLAGCASRGPVSGSYFFYQPPTGQGNRVVKVSLLNQAVYVMEGSRPLLVAPVGVGTAAHPTPTGHFRVFRKIAEKRSGSYGFWVRGDQIVKGESPHKPSGSGWHYVGYPMPYWVEFLPGYGFHQGYVWPVPRTHGCLRLEQDAARKFFELVSVGTPVWIAQRQPEDDTLGKNLVRPQTWKEPDPPASFLISPLAFREPWRPAPSGG, from the coding sequence ATGGATAAAGTGGTGGAAAGGAAAGGATACTGGTTTTTTGTCCTGACGCTGCTACTGGCCGGATGTGCCTCAAGAGGGCCTGTTTCGGGTTCTTACTTCTTCTATCAGCCCCCGACGGGACAGGGGAACCGGGTCGTGAAAGTTTCGCTCCTGAACCAGGCTGTTTACGTCATGGAAGGGAGTCGTCCCCTGCTCGTGGCCCCGGTAGGCGTCGGCACAGCCGCCCATCCAACCCCGACAGGACACTTTCGGGTGTTTCGAAAGATTGCAGAAAAACGTTCCGGAAGCTATGGCTTTTGGGTTCGAGGTGATCAAATCGTCAAGGGAGAGTCGCCGCACAAGCCGTCCGGAAGTGGCTGGCACTATGTCGGTTACCCCATGCCCTATTGGGTGGAATTTCTTCCGGGTTACGGATTTCATCAGGGCTACGTGTGGCCCGTACCGCGAACCCACGGTTGCTTGCGGCTGGAGCAAGATGCCGCTCGCAAGTTTTTTGAACTGGTTAGTGTGGGCACGCCCGTATGGATTGCCCAACGGCAACCAGAAGACGACACACTAGGCAAGAACTTGGTTCGCCCCCAGACGTGGAAGGAACCCGATCCCCCCGCAAGTTTTCTGATTTCTCCCCTGGCGTTTCGTGAGCCATGGCGTCCAGCGCCTTCTGGCGGCTAA